The following proteins come from a genomic window of Diceros bicornis minor isolate mBicDic1 chromosome 4, mDicBic1.mat.cur, whole genome shotgun sequence:
- the LOC131400978 gene encoding lysophosphatidylcholine acyltransferase 2B-like, which translates to MARPSSDSEMAVWEAVLSQGRCKSLYPPAVANPFVQQTRISAWRWAYIILTGSVLVPVRVSCIAFLFIFLWPMAALSTVGRSTRPAKPAVSWRRKLVQSALKFLFQATFFLAGFLVKVKGKKATRDEAPIFVTAPHSTFFDAIACVVAGLPSVVSASQNAQIPVAGKFLLSTQPVLVTREDPNSRKNTRNEILKRVTSKRKWPQILIFPEGVCTNRTCLVTFKLGAFSPGVPVQRVLLRYPNTLDTVTWTWQGFTGFQACVLTLSQLFTRVEVEFMHVYIPNDQEKKDPVLFASSVRINMANALGVPVTDHTYGDCRLMISADDLQLPMEAGLVEFTKISQKLKLDWDNIHRHLDEYAAIAIASKGGKIEIEEFANYLKLPISEPLRQLFAFFDRNNDGSIDFREYVISLTVLCNSANTEKILQMSFKLFDLDEDGFITEQELAAILRAAFGVPDLDVSRLFQEIAGQNSESISYKDFKKFALKHPEYAKLFNSYLDLQAAYIYSLPQQVQA; encoded by the coding sequence ATGGCTCGGCCGTCCTCCGACTCGGAGATGGCGGTGTGGGAGGCCGTCCTCAGCCAGGGGAGGTGCAAGTCCTTGTACCCGCCAGCAGTGGCCAACCCCTTCGTGCAGCAGACACGCATCAGTGCGTGGCGCTGGGCCTACATCATCCTCACCGGGAGTGTGCTGGTGCCCGTGCGGGTGTCCTGCATCGCCTTCCTCTTCATCTTCCTCTGGCCGATGGCCGCGCTTTCCACTGTGGGCCGTTCCACTCGACCAGCCAAACCCGCCGTGAGTTGGAGAAGAAAACTGGTGCAATCAGCCCTCAAGTTCTTGTTTCAGGCGACGTTCTTTTTAGCAGGGTTCCTGGTTAAAGTGAAAGGGAAAAAGGCAACCCGAGACGAGGCCCCCATCTTCGTAACAGCGCCGCACTCCACTTTCTTTGACGCCATCGCCTGTGTGGTGGCAGGGTTACCCTCGGTAGTCTCGGCAAGTCAAAACGCGCAGATACCCGTGGCTGGGAAATTCCTACTGTCAACACAGCCCGTGCTTGTGACCCGAGAGGACCCCAATTCCAGGAAGAATACCCGGAATGAAATCCTGAAGCGAGTGACATCCAAAAGGAAGTGGCCACAGATTCTGATTTTCCCGGAAGGAGTGTGTACCAATCGCACGTGTCTGGTCACTTTTAAGCTAGGAGCCTTCTCTCCAGGTGTCCCTGTGCAGCGGGTGCTGCTCAGGTACCCAAACACCCTGGACACGGTGACCTggacctggcagggattcacagGCTTCCAGGCCTGTGTGTTGACCCTGAGTCAACTCTTCACCAGGGTAGAAGTTGAGTTTATGCATGTTTATATCCcaaatgaccaagaaaaaaaagacccGGTCCTTTTTGCCAGTTCAGTGAGGATCAACATGGCAAATGCTCTGGGAGTGCCTGTGACAGACCACACTTACGGCGACTGCAGACTGATGATTTCCGCAGATGACCTTCAACTACCCATGGAAGCTGGTTTGGTGGAATTCACAAAAATTAGCCAGAAATTGAAGTTAGATTGGGATAATATTCATCGGCATTTGGATGAATATGCTGCAATTGCAATTGCCTCAAAAGGAGGGAAGATAGAAATTGAAGAGTTTGCAAATTACTTAAAACTCCCAATTTCAGAGCCCTTGAGACAACTTTTTGCCTTCTTTGACAGGAATAATGATGGCAGCATAGACTTCAGAGAGTATGTGATAAGTCTGACTGTCCTATGCAATTCTGCCAACACTGAAAAGATTCTGCAAATGTCATTTAAGCTTTTTGATCTTGATGAGGATGGTTTCATAACAGAACAGGAGTTAGCTGCTATACTTCGGGCAGCTTTTGGAGTGCCAGATCTTGATGTTTCCAGACTCTTTCAGGAAATAGCTGGACAGAACTCAGAGTCCATTTCATACAAGGACTTTAAGAAATTTGCCCTGAAGCATCCAGAATATGCCAAGTTATTTAATTCATACTTAGACCTTCAGGCAGCCTATATATATTCATTACCACAACAAGTACAGGCTTAA